One Leptidea sinapis chromosome 32, ilLepSina1.1, whole genome shotgun sequence genomic region harbors:
- the LOC126974481 gene encoding uncharacterized protein LOC126974481: MEVENVSISVPKSTINNAEVSKSTILGTPRICPLCESQIKRFFINFNEKMLMCENTECEFPFGYEDLQFIEVDDCDNETGTVQIRQTIYPRANSCKSLSSMSDIEELYNMSKSECSQRGNQLQIRRPLKTYQRNKERFGADKEITQGVKDISMLSAKMVELDSPVLIKNKKIIKSLFNLQGASGVKLLKKNELDKIVHENKKPEVKIDIEKHSDISVIKIELVDMKKSDNSTNKQSSSENTIAQ; this comes from the exons atggaaGTTGAGAATGTCTCTATTTCTGTACCTAAAAGTACAATTAAT AATGCTGAGGTTAGCAAGAGTACAATATTAGGGACCCCAAGG atTTGTCCACTGTGTGAATCTCAAATAAAACGATTCTTCATTAACTTCAACGAAAAAATGCTCATGTGCGAGAACACCGAGTGTGAATTTCCATTTGGCTATGAAGACTTGCAGTTTATAGAGGTGGATGATTGTGACAATGAAACAGGTACTGTCCAGATCAGACAAACTATTTACCCTCGGGCTAACTCATGTAAATCCCTCTCATCAATGTCAGATATTGAAGAACTGTACAATATGTCTAAATCTGAATGTAGTCAAAGGGGAAACCAACTTCAGATCAGGCGACCACTTAAAACATATCAACGAAATAAGGAGAGATTTGGTGCAGATAAAGAAATAACTCAGGGTGTTAAGGATATCAGCATGTTATCGGCAAAAATGGTAGAGCTTGATAGCCCTGttttaattaagaataaaaaaattatcaaaagcTTATTCAACCTGCAAGGAGCATCCGGGGTAAAATTATTGAAGAAAAATGAATTAGATAAAATAgtacatgaaaataaaaagcctGAAGTAAAGATAGATATAGAAAAACACAGTGATATATCAGTCATCAAAATCGAATTAGTTGATATGAAGAAGAGTGATAATAGCACAAATAAACAAAGCAGTAGCGAGAATACCATTGCACAATGA